From Stegostoma tigrinum isolate sSteTig4 chromosome 1, sSteTig4.hap1, whole genome shotgun sequence:
TCGACAAACGAGAATGCAATGCAGCTCATCAAACTTCTCTCATTTGTTCTGGTTTGCAATTAAAAATCAGAGTAGATAATGTTCATTTCCAAGATGAACCTGATCAAAAGTCTTTAATAGCAGAGCAGTAACACAGAATTGAACTGGTTGCTACGCATAACAACATGGAATCAGAAGCTACCACATAAGGAATGAAGTTATTCCATTCAGTCTGTGCTGACATTTTTGCAGAACAATCCTGTTAATCCAAGTCCATCACTCTTTCTCTGTATTTTGCAACAATTTTCTtgttcaagtatttatccaattttctgTGAGTGCTACTATCTGAATCCACCAGGCTGAGCTGCTGGCTGGCTTAATATCACTGGCCAATGAAAATGGCTTCCCTTCTATGTACGCAATTTCCTTGTTTGATCTTCAGTGTAACAAAATTCAAGCCAGAACAGAAATTTAACCATTGTTTTGTTTGTATACTGTCAATGGAAGCAAACTTCAGTGTGCACAGCAGTCACTAATATGCCATCAGGATTATTGTCATTGATGGTCAGAATAAAGTATAGGAGTTGCTTGATGTATGGATAATGAAACCCGCATTCCTTTTCTAATGTGCTAAACTCACATTCACATCCACCCAGACCTCCACAGGTCTGTTTGATTCTTGAAGCCTCTTGATCAACATGTGACCTGCTGGACTATGCTTCCACCTGGTGGCATTCTCATCCAAACCACTGCAATTGAAAAAAACTTCTCATAAAATTCAATTGCCACTTGCAGGACTAAACTTACCAACAGCAACAAAAAGGTTAAACAGGATTTTCCAATTTCTGTAATAGGGAAGTATGGATCAGATGAAGCTCTAAAGCTGAGGAAGTCACAGGCCCTCGTGTAGGTGTTTCAGAAGGCAGGTTAAAATGTCATTTCGACAGTCCAATCCATTTGGAGACTTGGTGAAGTAAGCAAGATTTGTAACAGGCAGTTCTCAGAAGGATTGTGGAATTGTATAGCATGGCAAAATAAAGGATATAATTTTTAAACTCTCACAAAATGTAAGGATGACTTACTTGAAATTGAGAAAATTTGGAACAGCCACAATATTTCAGTTCTTTGCACAAGTCTATATTGTTAGTTAGGAGCTTTCTTGACGCTCCCAGGGAGTTGGGTCATTGTTTTCTGGTGGTGCCTTATTTTTCCTGTCCTGCCAGAAGTGCTGCACATCAGGGGGGATGTTCTGCACCACATCCTGACAGGTAAGCACCTCTCGGTAACCGGAGATGGTGGACAGTGCATTGTTGGCTCCCAAGCTCTTCTGACCCAGAGTGCTGGGCAATACTGCAGTCCCTTCAGACCCTCTATCCCTGGGAACACCATGGCTGGCCAGCTGAAAGATGCTCCTCACACCATCCCTGAAATCCTGGGAGGCAGTGAGTAGTGCCAGGGGGTTGAGAACACCATTGGCAAAAAGCAGCAGCTGAGCCAGGATCAACAGAGCATTGGGTGGACGGGGGCCACTGGGTTTCCTGTGCCTGACCCACGTCCACACTACCCAGTCTGGCAGCCACATGACGGTGAATCCAACACTCAGCCCCCACAGAAGAAGGGTGACCCTTCTGGCCTGGGGCTCCCTGCGGTTGGGTGTATGATCCCTCCTGGGTGTGTGAAGTAGCAGGGCTTTGAAGTGGCAGACGATGGCAAAGGTCATGGGAATCCCATAGGCAATGAGTGGGTAAGCCACACCATAGGCACTCATGAAGTTAGCAGCAGTCGGAGGAATCTCAAAGACACATGATGCAAACTGGTGCTTGTGTCTAGCAGTTGAAAAGAGCCACTGGGGGACAGGCAAGAGAAGGGCAAACACCCATGTACTGCATGCCAACACCCACACCCGTGGGCACTCTGGATGGCCGTGTTTTGCCAAGTGGCTCACATGTCTGTACCGGGCATGCCCCACTGCTGCCAAGGTGAAGCTCTTAGCCGAGAGGCATGCATGCAGGAGGTACTCTGATGATTTGCACAGCACCCAGCTTGGTGACCAGCCTTGCCTGGGGGTAGTGGAGACTCGCAGGGGAGCGCATAACAACAGTAGAAAGAATTCTGTGATGCTCAGCGACAGGATCAAGCCATGGACTGCTGTGCTCTTGCCTTGCCTGAGGTCCCTCAGCAGGACCATCACCACCAGGCTGTTGCCCACCAAACCAACCAGGCAGATGACCCCCAAGATGACGGGCAGGGCTACTTTCAGTTCTTCTCCGTTAAGCGCAGGGAAGCCTCCGATGTATTCCAACTGATCGCCAGAACTGTTCATGGTGGAAGGTGCCGCTCTCGGAGCCGTGGAATGTCTCTGGCGCCGAAAGGAAACTTAGAGCTTCGACCGGGAGAGCTGTCCGGGCAGCGATGGTTCTGAAATTGGAAAGCCAAAGCTCCGAGCACAGGAGCTGTCCGGGATTCGGGTTCTGAAACTGGAAAGTCGCAGCTTCGGGCAGAGGAGCTGTCCGGAAAGCG
This genomic window contains:
- the LOC125455103 gene encoding G-protein coupled receptor 151-like, which translates into the protein MNSSGDQLEYIGGFPALNGEELKVALPVILGVICLVGLVGNSLVVMVLLRDLRQGKSTAVHGLILSLSITEFFLLLLCAPLRVSTTPRQGWSPSWVLCKSSEYLLHACLSAKSFTLAAVGHARYRHVSHLAKHGHPECPRVWVLACSTWVFALLLPVPQWLFSTARHKHQFASCVFEIPPTAANFMSAYGVAYPLIAYGIPMTFAIVCHFKALLLHTPRRDHTPNRREPQARRVTLLLWGLSVGFTVMWLPDWVVWTWVRHRKPSGPRPPNALLILAQLLLFANGVLNPLALLTASQDFRDGVRSIFQLASHGVPRDRGSEGTAVLPSTLGQKSLGANNALSTISGYREVLTCQDVVQNIPPDVQHFWQDRKNKAPPENNDPTPWERQESS